In Chiloscyllium punctatum isolate Juve2018m chromosome 52, sChiPun1.3, whole genome shotgun sequence, a single genomic region encodes these proteins:
- the LOC140470953 gene encoding histone H4 encodes MSGRGKGGKGLGKGGAKRHRKVLRDNIQGITKPAIRRLARRGGVKRISGLIYEETRGVLKVFLENVIRDAVTYTEHAKRKTVTAMDVVYALKRQGRTLYGFGG; translated from the coding sequence ATGTCTGGAAGAGGTAAAGGAGGCAAAGGCCTGGGAAAAGGCGGAGCGAAGCGGCACCGCAAAGTGCTCCGTGATAACATCCAGGGCATCACCAAACCAGCCATCCGGCGCCTGGCTCGCCGTGGCGGGGTCAAGCGCATCTCGGGCTTGATCTACGAGGAGACCCGCGGGGTGCTGAAGGTTTTCCTGGAGAATGTGATCAGGGATGCGGTCACCTACACTGAGCACGCCAAGCGCAAGACGGTCACCGCCATGGATGTGGTGTACGCTCTGAAACGTCAGGGCCGCACTCTCTATGGTTTCGGCGGTTGA
- the LOC140470698 gene encoding histone H2A-like, which yields MWAECIILCESVCAIVVMSGRGKGGGKGRAKAKSRSSRAGLQFPVGRVHRLLRKGNYAERVGAGAPVYLAAVLEYLTAEILELAGNAARDNKKTRIIPRHLQLAVRNDEELNKLLGGVTIAQGGVLPNIQAVLLPKKTSAAGSAKK from the coding sequence ATGTGGGCGGAGTGCATCATTCTCTGTGAAAGTGTTTGTGCGATTGTGGTGATGTCTGGAAGAGGAAAGGGCGGTGGGAAAGGTCGCGCCAAGGCGAAGTCTCGGTCGTCCCGGGCTGGCCTTCAGTTCCCGGTTGGCCGTGTTCACAGGCTCCTGAGAAAGGGTAACTATGCTGAGCGTGTGGGTGCCGGAGCGCCGGTCTATCTGGCTGCGGTGTTGGAGTATCTGACGGCTGAAATCCTGGAGCTGGCCGGCAACGCGGCCCGGGACAACAAGAAGACCCGCATCATCCCCAGGCACCTACAGCTGGCCGTGCGCAACGACGAGGAGCTCAACAAGCTGCTGGGAGGGGTGACTATCGCTCAGGGCGGGGTGCTGCCTAACATCCAGGCCGTGCTGCTGCCCAAGAAAACTTCCGCTGCTGGATCTGCTAAAAAGTGA
- the LOC140470903 gene encoding histone H2B type 1-O-like, with product MADEKKAQQTSKKGAKKIIKKAPTKGGKKRKRTRKESYSIYIYKVMKQVHPDTGISSKAMSIMNSFVNDIFERIAGEASRLAHYNKRSTISSREIQTAVRLLLPGELAKHAVSEGTKAVTKYTSSK from the coding sequence ATGGCTGATGAGAAGAAAGCTCAGCAAACCTCAAAGAAGGGCGCGAAGAAAATCATCAAGAAGGCGCCAACGAAGGGCGGCAAGAAGAGGAAAAGGACCAGGAAAGAAAGTTACTCCATCTATATCTACAAAGTGATGAAGCAGGTTCACCCCGACACCGGCATCTCCTCCAAGGCCATGAGCATCATGAACTCGTTCGTCAACGATATCTTCGAGCGCATTGCGGGGGAGGCTTCCCGCCTGGCCCATTACAACAAGCGCAGCACCATCAGCTCCCGGGAGATCCAGACCGCCGTAcggctgctgctgcccggggagCTGGCCAAGCACGCCGTGTCGGAGGGTACAAAGGCGGTGACCAAGTACACCAGCTCCAAGTGA